The following is a genomic window from Pseudomonas purpurea.
ATACCGTGCGCAGCGGCAGTTCGACGTCCTGTTCGCGACGGGCCTGCAACGCCATGAACACCGGGGTCTCGCTCAACCAGCGACGCAACCAGACGCCGATCACCCCGAACACCCCGCCCAGCAGGAACGGGTAGCGCCAGGCGTAATCAAGGATTTCCGCCGGGCTGTAGAGTTGCGCCAGCAGGCTCGCCGTCAACGCACCGATCAAGTAGCCGAAGGTCAGCCCGGCCTGCAAAAAACCCAGGGCATAACCGCGATGCCCGGTCGGTGCGTGCTCGGCCACGAACACCCAGGCACTCGGCACTTCACCGCCCACCGCCGCGCCTTGCAGCACCCGCAATGCCAGCAGCAGCAACGGGGCGAAGTAACCGATCTGGGCGTAGGTCGGCATGATCCCGATCAGCAGGCACGGCAACGCCATCATCAGGATGCTCAGGCTGAACACCTTCTTGCGCCCCATCCGGTCGGCGAAGTGCGCCATCAGGATCCCGCCCAGCGGCCGGGCCAGGTAACCGGTCACGAAAATCCCGAAACTTTGCAGCAGCCGCAGCCACTCGGGCATTTCCGGCGGGAAGAACAACTGGCTGAGGGTCAGGGCGAAAAATACGAAAATGATGAAGTCGTAGATTTCCAGCGCCCCACCCAGCGCCGCCAGACCCAGGGTCTTGTAGTCGGACCGAGAAAACGGCGCCGGTCGCGCAGCAGGGGTGACAGTCATGAATCGACCTCTGAAATGGGCAAAAACCAAGGCGCCAATGGTCTACGCAAACGCCATCGGGAACAACCCGAACCGAGCGCTGGGTTGGTTTTTAGCGAAGATCTGTGCATTGAATTCGCCTCGGCGACGCCAATAATCGGGCACTTTCCACCCGCAGTCAGCCCCAAGGAAAGTCGCCATGAGCCTGCACACCCGAACCCGTCGCCTGACCGTTCCACAACTGGTCGCCCTCAAAGGCCAGCAGAAAATCGTTTCCCTGACCGCCTACACCAGCCACATGGCCCGGCTGATGGACCCGTTTGTCGACTTCATCCTGATCGGCGATTCCACCGCCATGGTCGGTTATGGCCGCAGTTCGACCCTGGACATGAGCCTGGAAGAAATCATCGGCCACACCCGCGCCGTGGTCAGCAGCACACGCCTGGCCTGCGTGATCGCCGACATGCCGTTCGGCAGTTATCAGGAGTCGCCGCAACAGGCCCTACCGCAACTGCGCCCAAGTGCTGGCCCGCACGGGATGCGATGCAGTGAAGCTTGAGGGCGGCAAAGTGCTGGCTGACACCGTGGAGTTTCTGGTGCAACGAGGCATTCCGGTGATGGCCCACATCGGCCTGATGCCCCAGTACGTCAACGCCATGGGCGGGTTCAAGGCCCAGGGGATGAACGACCACGCCGCGCAAGGTATCGAGGAGGACGCCCGTGCGCACCTGGCGGCCGGGGCCTTCAGCCTGCTGCTCGAAGGCGTCGCCGAACCGCTGGCCCGGCGCATCAGCGATTTTTCACCGATGCCGACCATTGGCATCGGCGCCTCCCCGGCCTGCGATGGTCAGGTGTTGGTCACCGAGGATTTGCTCGGACTGGGCGGCGCGCAGCCACCGCGTTTCGTCAAACAGTACGTGGATGCCGGCGCCCTGCTCAGCCAGGCCTTTGAATGTTTCGCCAGTGAAGTGCGGGATGGCAGCTTTCCCGAGTTGCGCCACTGCTACGGGGTCAACTGACGCTCGTGGTCGAGGGCCTCGCCGAGGTGTTCCAGTGCCTGGGCGATGTCCTGGCTCCAGTCGAGGGTGTAGCTCAGGCGCAGGTGCTGGTGCCAAAGCCCCTGCTGGCTGAATATCTCGCCGGGGGCAACCACGATGCCCTTGGCCAGCAGCCGCTCGTAGACCCGACGCATGTTCACCGGGTGCTGGGCCTCGGCCCAGAAAGTCGCGCCACCGGCCGGGGTCTGTACCCGCAATTGGCCAGCCGTGTGTTCCTCCAGCAGACGGTTCATCCGCTGCATGCACACCTGTAACTGACCGCGCAGCCGTTGCAGGTGTGTGTCAATGCGCCCGGTGCTGAACAGCCGGGCAACTGCTTTCTGGCGCATAGGTGACAACCGGCTCGCCCGCTCAAGAAATTGCCGCTGCAAGGGCCCCTTCAGCCCACGTGCCAGCACATAACCGAAGGGCGCCTCGGCGCCGATGATCTTGTCGACACTGGAAAACACCAGCAACCGCTCGGGGTCGGCCACATCACGGTAACGCGCAGTCATGGGCGCGAAGCTGAACTCGCCATAGCTGTCGTTCTCCAACAGCCACACACCGCGCTCGCTCAGCCAGTCGCACACCTGTTGTTTGTCCGAGGCAGGCATAAGGCTGCCGTGGGGCAGGCTTACGCCTGACGAGAATACCGCCAAACGTACCGGCTCACGGTTCAGCACATCGTGCAGGCGCTGGAGGTCAAAACGGCCGTCGCGGCCCAGCGGCATTTCGATCACCCGCAGGTTTGCCGCCTGCAACTGGCGCAACACCGCCCAGGAACACGGCGACTCCACCAGCGCCGCACTGCCGGCCAGATCCAGAGCCTGCAACGACAACTCGAACACACTGCGCAGGTCCGCGCCGACATACACCTGCTCGGCCTGCCAGGCGTGATCGGCGGAGCGGGTATAGCGCTCGGCCAACGCCCGCCGCAGCTCATCCTCGCCAAACGGCTGATACAGTGGCGCAGCCGTGCGCGGGTACTGGCGCGCCAGTTCGCGCTCGACCATCAGCAGTGGCTGCTCCAGCGACAGCAACATCGCCGGCGCATCGCTACACAGCGCCAGCATCCCCGGTTGGCGCGAACAGATGTAGACATTGTCGATCAGGTTGGCTATGCCCTCACTCGGAGGCAGCATCGGCATTGTTCGCGTGAAGTAACCGAGCTTGGGCCGGGCATGAATCCGCCCTTCGTCTTCAAGCAAGGCATAGGCATATTTGGTGGTCGACACCGAAACATTCAGGCGCAGCGCCAATTGACGCAACGACGGGAGCTTTTGCTCCTGCTGACGCGGGCCACTGTCGATCAACTCGACGAGGTAGCGATACACGCCTTGATAGGCGAAGACCGAAGGCTTGCGCAATGCTCGAAACTCCCTCTCAGCGGGCCTTGGCCAAGGCAATGACCGCTTGAATCGCCGAGCGCGCCTGCGGGCTGTTTTTCCAGCACGTCGAGCCGACCACGGCCGACGCCGCGCTGACAATCTCCAGGGCATCGGCGTTGGCCAATTGCTCCAGGGATTCGAAGCCCAACTGTTCGAGACGGGCGACCACCGTCGGCCCTACGCCCTTGAGCTCAAGCAGCGCCAAGCGCTCTGTTTCGGGGAATGGCATGCGCGTCAGTCCTTTTCAGTGATTGCCAATTGCCGCATTCTTGCACAGTTCGCGGTCGGCGCCTGACGCTGCGACCGCCCTCACAATAAACATAAAAATTCGAGGTTTTCCCGTGGCCGCTGATATCGAAGATAGCCGCTCTGCACGCTTTGCCCTGCGTTGTTCAAACTTTGCCGAACGCTGGTTTCCCGACTCCTGGGTGTTCGCCGCCCTCGCGGTGATCATCGTTGCCGTGGCCACAATGGCCATGGGCGCCAAACCCACCGACGCGGCGATGGCCTTTGGCGACGGTT
Proteins encoded in this region:
- a CDS encoding MFS transporter; this translates as MTVTPAARPAPFSRSDYKTLGLAALGGALEIYDFIIFVFFALTLSQLFFPPEMPEWLRLLQSFGIFVTGYLARPLGGILMAHFADRMGRKKVFSLSILMMALPCLLIGIMPTYAQIGYFAPLLLLALRVLQGAAVGGEVPSAWVFVAEHAPTGHRGYALGFLQAGLTFGYLIGALTASLLAQLYSPAEILDYAWRYPFLLGGVFGVIGVWLRRWLSETPVFMALQARREQDVELPLRTVLREHRLAMWPAMLLTCVLTSAVVVFVVITPTMMQKTFGMTASHTFALSSLGIVFLNIGCVIAGLIVDRIGAWRTVMLYSLLLPLGIGVLYTCLIAGGEWTGLAYAVAGLSCGVVGAVPSVMVNLFPARIRVSGISFTYNIAYAVWASITPLLLIGLMPWSPWICVMFCAVMGAVGVGSALYFGARMPLACGRTAVSAA
- a CDS encoding PLP-dependent aminotransferase family protein translates to MRKPSVFAYQGVYRYLVELIDSGPRQQEQKLPSLRQLALRLNVSVSTTKYAYALLEDEGRIHARPKLGYFTRTMPMLPPSEGIANLIDNVYICSRQPGMLALCSDAPAMLLSLEQPLLMVERELARQYPRTAAPLYQPFGEDELRRALAERYTRSADHAWQAEQVYVGADLRSVFELSLQALDLAGSAALVESPCSWAVLRQLQAANLRVIEMPLGRDGRFDLQRLHDVLNREPVRLAVFSSGVSLPHGSLMPASDKQQVCDWLSERGVWLLENDSYGEFSFAPMTARYRDVADPERLLVFSSVDKIIGAEAPFGYVLARGLKGPLQRQFLERASRLSPMRQKAVARLFSTGRIDTHLQRLRGQLQVCMQRMNRLLEEHTAGQLRVQTPAGGATFWAEAQHPVNMRRVYERLLAKGIVVAPGEIFSQQGLWHQHLRLSYTLDWSQDIAQALEHLGEALDHERQLTP
- a CDS encoding helix-hairpin-helix domain-containing protein; protein product: MPFPETERLALLELKGVGPTVVARLEQLGFESLEQLANADALEIVSAASAVVGSTCWKNSPQARSAIQAVIALAKAR